The nucleotide window CCTTAAAAGAGATAGCGCAAGAAATTTATAAAGAAGACGAGTACCGCGTAGAAGTGATGGTGCGTACAACGAAAGAGTATGTTAATAAAATTCTTAACAATAACGACTTAGATATTGATGAGCTGATTATTGAAATTAATAAAGAGTTGAAAAACAATAAACGTTTTGTTCAAAAAATCAATCTTGAACATCTGCGAAAGTTTATGTGTCAAGGAAATGAAGAAGCCAATCTTCTCCAATCTCGCATTCTTGAATTTTTAGAAGCCGAAATTAGAGACCGCACTACATCTACTTAAATATACATTTGACCCGTGTCAATGAAAGAAAAATTAACTTTTTGTAAAATTACTCCACTAAACAAAAAAGGAAACCTATGAAAAAATCTCTTTTACTTCCAAGTTTATTTGTGATAATTGCGTCTAATGCAATTGCAGACGCTCAAGGAAAATATAAATCCTGTATTGCTTGCCATGGAGCAGAAGGTGAAAAAAAAGCGCTTAACCGTAGTTTAATTATTAAAGAGATGTCGAGAGCAGATTTTATTGCCTCTATGAAGGGGTACCAAGATGGCACATACGGCGGACCGATGAAAGCTAT belongs to Sulfurospirillum tamanense and includes:
- a CDS encoding c-type cytochrome; translation: MKKSLLLPSLFVIIASNAIADAQGKYKSCIACHGAEGEKKALNRSLIIKEMSRADFIASMKGYQDGTYGGPMKAMMAGQVKNLTDADIEALADYIVK